A single genomic interval of Spinacia oleracea cultivar Varoflay chromosome 6, BTI_SOV_V1, whole genome shotgun sequence harbors:
- the LOC110798182 gene encoding uncharacterized protein: protein MLFEYSSSSESADENPYGEVDRMVDDFVTHHLPNTFFPRGPRLRNVNDVILIPADNNCEERLNRLFNDYFTKNPVYSDKQFRRRFRMRRPLFCRIMNKVVENDVFLQQRRNAAGKLGLSGLQKCIAAIRMLAYGSAPDAIDEYLRMGKAPPITFQVNEHEYNIGYYLTNGINPNWAMFIQGFSHLQLETERLFADRQTHVRKDVERAFGVLQARFAILRQPSLAHDEDI from the exons ATGTTATTTGAATACAGTTCAAGCTCAGAATCTGCTGATGAAAATCCATACGGAGAAGTTGATCGAATGGTTGACGATTTTGTCACTCATCATTTACCAAACACATTCTTTCCACGAGGTCCTAGACTTCGAAATGTGAATGATGTCATTCTGATTCCAGCAGATAATAACTGTGAAGAAAGGCTTAACCGCTTGTTTAATGATTACTTTACGAAAAATCCAGTATATTCAGACAAGCAGTTTCGTCGAAGGTTTCGAATGAGAAGACCTTTGTTTTGCCGTATAATGAACAAAgtggttgaaaatgatgttttcttgcAACAGAGAAGAAACGCTGCCGGAAAATTAGGGTTATCGGGATTGCAAAAATGCATTGCAGCTATCAGAATGTTAGCGTATGGTTCGGCTCCGGATGCAATTGATGAATATCTGCGAATGG GTAAGGCACCTCCTATAACTTTTCAGGTGAATGAGCATGAATACAACATTGGGTACTACCTCACAAATGGTATTAATCCAAATTGGGCTATGTTCATTCAAGGATTTTCTCATCTCCAACTTGAAACGGAAAGGTTGTTTGCTGATAGACAAACGCATGTTCGTAAGGATGTTGAACGTGCGTTCGGAGTTTTGCAAGCAAGATTCGCCATTTTACGACAACCATCTCTTGCTCACGATGAAGATATATAA